A stretch of the Candidatus Palauibacter polyketidifaciens genome encodes the following:
- a CDS encoding carboxypeptidase regulatory-like domain-containing protein: MHHGRALALAVLVALQPVVVPLGVEGQSMDDCDGRASLRVSVVDESGVIPIPGATVVLRWTDAVRRPVRESAGTDGHLLLCAPRDAGEATLWAEFGDASSPEAVVALEAGMPHDVELRLLLSEAGTGRLVGRVRDAATDEPVAAAAVSILGAAGVVSSNRRGRFVLSGVPVGRREIAIRHIGYAPFRHPVAVARGHTTEIEIGLVPDPVELEPLVATVLRSRRLETRGFYERKYWGELVAGGMFFTAEDIERRNPLRITQMVADIPGIRLRNCGVRQNSCRLYNTRISDISSNDGCLMNIYLDGSLIVRRGRIGGGDVPNINDFVLPIEIAGVEVYLGPSELPAEFVGMESRCGVVVIWTKS; the protein is encoded by the coding sequence ATGCATCACGGACGAGCGTTGGCTCTGGCCGTTCTGGTCGCGCTGCAACCGGTTGTCGTCCCCCTCGGTGTGGAGGGCCAGTCGATGGACGACTGCGACGGCCGGGCCTCCCTCCGGGTCTCGGTGGTGGACGAGTCCGGCGTCATTCCGATCCCCGGAGCCACCGTGGTCCTGCGCTGGACGGACGCGGTGCGGCGACCCGTGCGGGAAAGTGCCGGCACGGACGGACACTTGCTTCTCTGCGCTCCGCGGGACGCGGGCGAGGCCACGCTCTGGGCCGAGTTCGGAGACGCATCCAGCCCGGAAGCCGTCGTGGCTCTCGAAGCGGGGATGCCGCACGACGTGGAGCTTCGGCTCCTGCTCTCGGAGGCCGGCACCGGACGGCTCGTGGGCCGTGTCCGCGATGCCGCTACGGATGAGCCCGTGGCCGCGGCGGCGGTGTCCATCCTCGGTGCCGCCGGCGTAGTCTCGAGCAATCGGCGGGGCCGCTTCGTCCTCAGCGGCGTCCCCGTCGGCCGGCGCGAGATCGCCATACGCCACATCGGGTATGCGCCCTTCCGCCATCCGGTCGCGGTGGCCCGCGGCCACACGACGGAAATCGAGATCGGTCTCGTCCCGGACCCGGTGGAGTTGGAGCCGCTGGTCGCGACCGTGCTACGGTCTCGCCGACTGGAGACCAGGGGCTTCTACGAGCGGAAATACTGGGGCGAACTGGTCGCAGGCGGCATGTTCTTCACGGCCGAGGACATCGAGCGCCGCAATCCCCTGCGGATCACGCAGATGGTCGCCGATATCCCGGGGATCCGACTCCGGAACTGCGGCGTGCGGCAGAACAGCTGCAGGCTGTACAACACCCGGATATCGGATATCTCTTCGAACGATGGCTGCCTGATGAACATCTACCTGGACGGCAGCCTCATCGTCCGCAGGGGTCGGATCGGGGGCGGTGACGTACCGAACATCAACGATTTCGTTCTTCCGATCGAGATCGCGGGGGTCGAAGTGTACCTGGGCCCCTCCGAGCTGCCGGCCGAGTTCGTCGGGATGGAATCGCGCTGCGGCGTCGTCGTGATCTGGACGAAGTCTTGA
- a CDS encoding pyrroloquinoline quinone-dependent dehydrogenase: protein MTPARACRPVHCLALGVALSGCAGEDAASGIGERLPPTAAHAGDAYAGDDWPVYGGDPGGLKYSALTNIDRSNVADLKTAWVWETGEEPIPDAASPIQGERVAPGAFEATPIVINDTMWLSTPYSRVVALDAETGEEFWSYDPKAWEWGNLHRGCRFCHRGIAQWNDGGERRIFLNSRWRLIALDAATGEPIQSFGDGGEVDLTDGLAWDTNRLHISNTSPAVVFEDIVIVGSGVPDNRIYRNNPPGDVQAFDARTGELLWTFHTIPKEGEFGVETWEDESWSYTGSANVWAPFSLDPERGFLYLPVSTPNNDFYGGHRRGQNLFAESLVCLDARTGERVWHFQTVHHGLWDYDLPAPPALATIEVGEREIDAVVAVGKTAFTYVLDRVTGEPVWPVEERAVPESTVPGEVPWPTQPFPTRPAPFSRQGITEDDLIDFTPELRAEALEVFRRHRTGPIFTPPSVEGTIMMPGLIGGAGWGGAAIDPESGHMFVKAYDDPFLARVAEAEPGEGDADYLPNFASTLSVAGGLPILKPPYGTITAIDLNTGDHLWQRPFGDDSAIREHPALAGLDLPPMGGTPQSHGTTSGPLATAGGIVFLAGGTPWLEAMDVRDGTTLWRGDLAGGLGRGNPMTYRTRSGRQFVVVATSADGQVDSKLQAFALPTPGR, encoded by the coding sequence GTGACTCCGGCCCGGGCGTGCCGGCCCGTGCACTGTCTGGCTCTCGGGGTGGCGCTCTCGGGGTGCGCCGGCGAGGACGCGGCCAGCGGTATCGGCGAACGCCTGCCTCCGACGGCGGCGCACGCGGGTGACGCCTATGCGGGTGACGACTGGCCGGTGTACGGCGGCGACCCGGGCGGCCTCAAATATTCCGCCCTCACGAATATCGACCGCTCGAACGTCGCGGACCTCAAGACGGCCTGGGTGTGGGAGACGGGGGAGGAGCCGATTCCCGACGCGGCGAGCCCCATCCAGGGCGAACGCGTGGCGCCGGGGGCCTTCGAGGCGACGCCGATCGTCATCAACGACACGATGTGGCTCTCGACCCCCTACAGCCGCGTCGTCGCCCTGGACGCGGAGACGGGAGAGGAGTTCTGGAGCTACGATCCCAAAGCGTGGGAGTGGGGAAACCTCCACCGCGGCTGCCGCTTCTGTCACCGCGGAATCGCCCAGTGGAACGACGGAGGCGAGCGGAGGATCTTCCTGAACTCGCGCTGGCGGCTGATCGCGCTCGACGCCGCCACGGGCGAGCCGATCCAGAGCTTCGGGGACGGAGGCGAGGTCGACCTGACGGATGGGCTCGCCTGGGACACGAACCGGCTTCACATCTCCAACACCTCTCCCGCCGTCGTGTTCGAGGACATCGTGATCGTGGGCAGTGGCGTCCCGGACAACCGGATCTACCGCAACAACCCTCCGGGCGACGTGCAGGCATTCGACGCGCGCACCGGAGAACTGCTCTGGACCTTCCACACCATCCCCAAGGAGGGGGAGTTCGGGGTCGAGACGTGGGAGGACGAGTCGTGGTCCTACACCGGCTCGGCCAACGTTTGGGCGCCGTTCTCGCTGGACCCGGAGCGGGGCTTCCTTTACCTGCCCGTCTCCACGCCGAACAACGACTTCTACGGCGGGCACCGGAGGGGCCAGAACCTGTTCGCCGAGTCGCTCGTGTGCCTCGACGCGCGGACGGGCGAGCGTGTGTGGCACTTCCAGACCGTTCACCACGGGCTGTGGGACTACGACCTGCCCGCGCCGCCCGCGCTCGCGACGATCGAGGTCGGCGAGCGCGAGATCGACGCGGTCGTGGCGGTGGGGAAGACGGCGTTCACGTACGTGCTGGACCGAGTGACCGGCGAGCCCGTGTGGCCGGTCGAGGAGCGCGCGGTGCCGGAGAGCACGGTGCCCGGCGAGGTGCCGTGGCCGACCCAGCCGTTCCCGACGCGGCCCGCGCCGTTCTCCCGACAGGGGATTACGGAGGACGATCTCATCGACTTCACGCCCGAACTGAGGGCCGAGGCGCTGGAGGTGTTCCGCCGCCACCGGACCGGCCCGATCTTCACGCCGCCCTCGGTCGAGGGGACGATCATGATGCCGGGCCTCATCGGCGGGGCGGGGTGGGGCGGCGCGGCGATCGATCCCGAGAGCGGCCACATGTTCGTGAAGGCGTATGACGATCCCTTCCTGGCCCGTGTCGCCGAAGCGGAGCCGGGGGAGGGAGACGCGGACTATCTCCCGAACTTCGCGAGCACGCTCTCTGTGGCCGGCGGGCTTCCCATCCTCAAGCCGCCCTACGGCACGATCACGGCGATCGACCTCAACACGGGCGACCACCTGTGGCAGCGTCCGTTCGGGGACGACTCGGCGATCCGGGAGCACCCGGCACTGGCGGGACTCGACCTCCCACCGATGGGGGGCACGCCGCAGAGCCACGGCACGACGTCGGGACCGCTGGCGACCGCGGGCGGGATCGTATTCCTGGCGGGTGGAACTCCGTGGCTCGAGGCCATGGATGTCCGCGACGGAACCACGCTGTGGCGAGGGGATCTGGCCGGGGGCCTGGGGCGCGGCAACCCGATGACCTATCGCACCCGGTCGGGACGCCAGTTCGTCGTCGTCGCAACCTCCGCCGACGGACAGGTCGATTCGAAGCTGCAGGCCTTCGCCCTGCCGACTCCGGGGCGCTGA
- a CDS encoding RidA family protein translates to MPRLRFFIPRAAPAMLALGWLTSGPAPAAAQERFPDPPPEHGLYSDAVRVGDLVFLAGVVNRDPDPATQFRNTFRRIGEVLEDAGSSLERVIDITTYHIDMHAHIEAFIEVKDEFVPELPSWTAVGVTELYSPGALIEVKVIAAVDEEG, encoded by the coding sequence ATGCCCCGACTACGGTTCTTCATACCCCGCGCGGCCCCAGCCATGCTGGCCCTCGGATGGCTGACGTCTGGCCCGGCACCTGCCGCCGCGCAGGAGCGCTTTCCTGATCCGCCTCCGGAACACGGCCTGTACTCCGATGCCGTGCGGGTGGGGGATCTCGTCTTTCTGGCGGGCGTCGTGAACCGCGACCCCGACCCGGCTACGCAGTTCCGAAACACGTTCCGCCGGATCGGCGAGGTCCTCGAGGACGCCGGATCGAGCCTGGAACGGGTGATCGACATCACGACCTACCACATCGACATGCACGCTCACATCGAGGCCTTCATCGAGGTCAAGGATGAGTTCGTGCCCGAGCTCCCGTCCTGGACTGCCGTGGGAGTGACCGAACTCTACAGCCCGGGCGCCCTTATAGAAGTCAAGGTTATCGCGGCGGTCGATGAAGAGGGCTGA
- a CDS encoding isoprenylcysteine carboxylmethyltransferase family protein yields MMKRPHAAALKTILTAIVLYGVFVVGLPALILQRSQAIPLPSADIGTLRWLGVPVAGFGFYLYLWAASRLLRRRTSAIPGIAPSVLVTDGWYGRTRHPLLLGVVLTLFSEAVFFSSMALLVYALAYWLWLTLFVVRREEPDLRRTFGDAFDDYCRDIPRWIPGARRDAQSRRSR; encoded by the coding sequence ATGATGAAGCGCCCGCACGCCGCAGCGTTGAAAACGATCCTCACGGCGATCGTGCTGTACGGCGTCTTCGTGGTGGGGCTCCCGGCACTCATTCTCCAGCGCTCCCAGGCGATCCCGCTACCATCGGCGGACATCGGGACTCTTCGCTGGCTGGGCGTTCCTGTGGCGGGATTCGGCTTCTATCTCTACCTGTGGGCGGCCAGCCGGCTCCTGCGGAGGCGGACATCCGCCATCCCCGGAATCGCGCCCAGCGTGCTCGTGACGGACGGTTGGTATGGACGCACTCGCCATCCGCTTCTCCTGGGCGTGGTCCTCACCCTCTTCTCCGAGGCCGTGTTCTTCTCATCCATGGCGTTGCTCGTCTACGCGCTGGCCTACTGGCTGTGGCTGACCCTCTTCGTCGTACGAAGGGAGGAGCCGGATCTCCGTCGGACGTTCGGCGATGCATTCGACGACTACTGCCGCGACATCCCCCGGTGGATTCCGGGAGCACGGCGGGACGCGCAGTCCCGCCGCTCCCGGTAG
- a CDS encoding ATP-dependent DNA helicase RecQ: protein MSDPRPHAPESVLRDVFGYDEFRPGQAHIIDSVLAERDCIGVMPTGAGKSLTFQIPARIMPGTVLVLSPLISLMKDQVDALRDVGFRATAINSSLAADERRRRLRGFERGDYELVYLAPEALGPHMRERLRYAPLSLIVVDEAHCISQWGHDFRPSYRALQGLRDEIRDGGAGENGLPILALTATATRRVAADIIRQLGMRKPEGYKGSFFRSNLRVVCRKKGEGNTRAEILGLIRRHAGESGIVYCLSRKSVEQMTEFLRREGVDAVPYHAGLDDASRAEHQDAFARDEVDVVVATIAFGMGIDKSNVRFVIHRDMPSDIESWYQEIGRAGRDGLTSDCVLFYSWADVKVRERFLADIDDPTVREAKRRAAVDLFRLADRDVCRHRGLLAYFGEDFDTCGEACDVCAGIGVADLVDVLPVLKRKARAADSRRPAAAGGIDRSPSDPTFQRLRTLRKQLADARGVPAYIVFSDQVLWDLIDQRPGSPEEMLRVPGIGPAKLQQYGDVFLDALREG, encoded by the coding sequence ATGAGCGACCCCCGACCCCACGCCCCGGAATCCGTCCTGCGCGACGTCTTCGGCTACGACGAGTTCCGGCCGGGACAGGCGCACATCATCGACTCGGTCCTGGCGGAGCGGGACTGCATAGGCGTTATGCCCACCGGGGCGGGGAAGTCGCTCACCTTCCAGATTCCGGCCCGCATCATGCCCGGGACCGTGCTCGTCCTCTCCCCGCTCATCAGCCTGATGAAGGACCAGGTCGACGCCCTCCGCGACGTCGGGTTCCGCGCCACGGCGATCAACTCGTCTCTCGCGGCGGACGAGCGCCGGCGCCGACTGCGGGGATTCGAGCGGGGGGACTATGAACTCGTCTATCTTGCGCCGGAAGCGCTGGGTCCGCACATGCGGGAACGCCTGCGTTACGCGCCGCTTTCCCTGATCGTCGTCGATGAGGCGCACTGCATTTCGCAATGGGGACACGACTTTCGCCCGTCCTACCGGGCACTTCAGGGACTGCGGGACGAGATTCGCGACGGAGGCGCGGGGGAAAACGGACTGCCGATCCTCGCGCTCACCGCCACCGCCACCCGCCGGGTCGCGGCCGACATCATTCGACAGCTGGGGATGAGGAAACCCGAGGGATACAAGGGTTCCTTCTTTCGCTCGAACCTCCGCGTCGTGTGCCGAAAAAAGGGGGAGGGAAATACACGGGCCGAGATCCTCGGGCTTATCCGCCGCCACGCCGGGGAGAGCGGAATCGTCTACTGTCTGTCGCGAAAGTCCGTGGAACAGATGACCGAGTTTCTCCGCCGCGAGGGTGTCGACGCCGTTCCGTACCACGCGGGACTCGACGACGCCTCGCGGGCCGAGCACCAGGACGCCTTCGCCCGCGACGAGGTCGACGTGGTCGTGGCGACGATCGCCTTCGGGATGGGAATCGACAAATCCAACGTGCGCTTCGTCATCCACCGCGACATGCCGTCGGACATCGAGTCGTGGTACCAGGAGATCGGACGCGCCGGGCGCGACGGGCTCACCAGCGATTGCGTCCTCTTCTACTCGTGGGCGGACGTGAAGGTGCGCGAGCGGTTCCTCGCCGACATCGACGACCCCACGGTGCGCGAGGCGAAGCGCCGGGCGGCCGTCGACCTCTTCCGCCTCGCGGACCGAGACGTGTGCCGCCACCGCGGGCTGCTCGCGTACTTCGGGGAGGACTTCGATACGTGCGGCGAAGCGTGCGATGTGTGCGCGGGAATCGGCGTCGCCGATCTCGTGGACGTGCTCCCCGTGCTCAAGCGGAAGGCGCGTGCGGCGGACTCCCGGCGACCGGCTGCGGCGGGCGGGATCGACCGGTCACCGTCGGACCCCACCTTCCAGCGCCTCCGCACCCTGCGGAAGCAGCTGGCGGATGCGAGAGGGGTCCCCGCCTACATCGTGTTCAGCGACCAGGTACTGTGGGACCTGATCGACCAGCGCCCCGGCTCGCCCGAGGAGATGCTCCGGGTCCCCGGCATCGGCCCCGCCAAGCTCCAGCAGTACGGCGACGTGTTCCTCGACGCGCTGCGCGAGGGCTGA